One window from the genome of Streptomyces cadmiisoli encodes:
- a CDS encoding styrene monooxygenase/indole monooxygenase family protein → MSRVGVVGSGISGLQLALRLQQLGVEATVYSDVGLDGLKDGRPRNFPARFGPTQQRERELGVFDWDFPDAQVHHWEVSMHAGGPRPLEFLAALRPPSSVVDFRIYLPHLLSAFVDRGGELMIGDHAVEDLAPRHDLLVVANGNRMVRRLFPADPERSPYSAPQRVLCAGYYFGIAEDVPHSVDIHFLPGAGEILKLPFVSPAGRVDVLAVEAIPGGPLEPVCHLDARADPAAFHRALLELVATHTPRLRERIDTGEFSLTAPGELAQGALTPVVRRGWARLDDGTCALAVGDAWITNDPLTAQGANLGSHTAFALADLVAAHDGPFDEEFCRGASARLWEHARHVVEWSNAFLGEPPPHVRGLFARAAADRRVADAFVSGFGDPVSMWRTLSTPDGAAAFLARCEQQPVPPADPATAPHG, encoded by the coding sequence ATGAGCCGCGTGGGTGTCGTCGGGTCCGGGATCTCCGGACTGCAACTGGCGCTGCGTCTGCAACAGCTGGGGGTCGAGGCGACGGTGTACTCCGACGTCGGCCTCGACGGGCTCAAGGACGGGCGGCCCCGCAACTTCCCCGCCCGGTTCGGCCCCACCCAGCAGCGGGAACGTGAACTCGGCGTCTTCGACTGGGACTTCCCGGACGCGCAGGTGCACCACTGGGAGGTCAGCATGCACGCCGGCGGTCCACGGCCGCTGGAATTCCTCGCCGCGCTGCGGCCCCCGTCCAGCGTGGTGGACTTCCGTATCTACCTGCCGCACCTGCTGTCCGCCTTCGTCGATCGCGGCGGGGAACTAATGATCGGTGACCACGCGGTGGAGGACCTGGCTCCCCGGCACGACCTGCTGGTCGTCGCCAACGGCAACCGGATGGTCCGCCGGCTGTTCCCGGCCGATCCCGAGCGCTCGCCGTACTCGGCCCCTCAGCGCGTCCTGTGTGCCGGCTACTACTTCGGCATCGCCGAGGACGTGCCGCACTCCGTCGACATCCACTTCCTGCCCGGTGCGGGCGAGATCCTGAAGCTGCCGTTCGTGTCCCCGGCGGGACGGGTCGACGTCCTCGCCGTCGAGGCGATACCCGGCGGCCCGCTGGAGCCCGTCTGCCACCTCGACGCCCGGGCCGATCCGGCCGCCTTCCACCGCGCTCTGCTCGAGCTGGTCGCCACCCACACGCCCCGGCTGCGCGAGCGCATCGACACCGGCGAGTTCTCGCTGACGGCGCCCGGCGAACTGGCCCAGGGCGCCCTCACGCCGGTCGTCCGACGAGGCTGGGCCCGGCTGGACGACGGCACCTGCGCACTGGCCGTCGGGGACGCCTGGATCACCAACGATCCGCTCACCGCGCAGGGCGCCAACCTCGGTTCGCACACGGCGTTCGCGCTGGCCGACCTCGTCGCCGCCCACGACGGGCCGTTCGACGAGGAGTTCTGCCGCGGGGCCTCGGCCCGGCTGTGGGAGCACGCGCGCCACGTCGTGGAGTGGAGCAACGCCTTCCTGGGTGAACCACCCCCGCATGTGCGCGGGTTGTTCGCGCGGGCCGCCGCGGACCGGCGGGTCGCCGACGCGTTCGTCAGCGGCTTCGGCGACCCCGTCTCGATGTGGCGGACCCTGTCGACCCCCGACGGCGCCGCCGCATTCCTGGCCCGCTGCGAGCAGCAGCCCGTCCCGCCGGCGGATCCCGCTACGGCACCGCACGGCTGA
- a CDS encoding LLM class flavin-dependent oxidoreductase, translating into MQVGLIWDAVGSVAAGRGLLEAARGAGLDTFLVTDHLIDVFPRQAWDTDFSHLAADMPTPDRCLDFATVLGNLAPLAGPVRLAVGVTDPHRRHPAVLAQTALTLAQLTERAPVLGLGAGALENLVPYGVPHDDRVGRVEEALRVLRTFFSGEGPHDFRGRHFTLDRAVMGLPAPEGRTPLIWLGANQERMLTLAGRHADGWLPSDLMTPDEYARRLAVVRTAAEQAGRDPGAVLPAAGLPVVVAETDDAARDLLRAAPIRFLALHAGARAWRRHGAQHPFGEDYKGLTELLPHLLTRAEVARALAAVPDEVIAAQVLAGSRETVLKRIGELIDAGLRHPVLIPASALASPQAARFTVESVGWLSARLRSGSDVEEVAA; encoded by the coding sequence GTGCAGGTCGGCCTCATCTGGGACGCGGTCGGCAGTGTGGCGGCCGGGCGCGGACTGCTGGAGGCCGCGCGCGGGGCCGGCCTGGACACCTTCCTGGTCACCGACCACCTGATCGATGTCTTTCCCCGGCAGGCCTGGGACACCGACTTCAGTCACCTGGCCGCGGACATGCCCACGCCCGACCGCTGCCTCGACTTCGCGACCGTGCTCGGCAACCTCGCCCCGCTGGCCGGCCCGGTACGCCTCGCCGTCGGGGTCACCGACCCCCACCGCCGGCACCCCGCGGTACTGGCGCAGACCGCGCTGACCCTCGCCCAGCTCACCGAGCGCGCGCCGGTGCTCGGCCTCGGCGCGGGAGCACTGGAGAACCTGGTGCCCTACGGCGTGCCGCACGACGACCGGGTGGGCCGGGTGGAGGAAGCGCTCCGGGTGCTGCGGACGTTCTTCTCGGGTGAGGGCCCGCACGACTTCCGGGGGCGCCACTTCACCCTGGACCGCGCCGTCATGGGCCTGCCCGCGCCCGAGGGGCGGACGCCGCTGATCTGGCTGGGCGCCAACCAGGAGCGCATGCTGACGCTGGCCGGCCGCCACGCGGACGGATGGCTCCCCTCCGACCTGATGACCCCGGACGAGTACGCCCGGCGACTGGCCGTGGTGCGCACGGCCGCCGAACAGGCGGGCCGGGACCCCGGCGCCGTGCTTCCGGCAGCCGGTCTGCCGGTCGTGGTGGCGGAGACCGACGACGCCGCCCGGGACCTGCTGCGGGCCGCCCCGATCCGGTTCCTGGCGCTGCACGCGGGTGCCCGGGCCTGGCGCCGGCACGGCGCGCAGCATCCGTTCGGCGAGGACTACAAGGGCCTGACGGAGCTGCTGCCGCACCTGCTGACCCGAGCGGAGGTGGCACGGGCCCTGGCGGCGGTGCCCGACGAGGTGATCGCCGCCCAGGTCCTGGCCGGCAGCCGGGAGACCGTGCTGAAGAGGATCGGTGAACTGATCGACGCGGGTCTTCGGCACCCCGTGCTGATTCCCGCCTCCGCCCTGGCCTCACCGCAGGCCGCCCGGTTCACGGTGGAGTCCGTGGGCTGGCTCTCCGCCCGGCTGCGTTCGGGCTCCGACGTCGAGGAGGTGGCGGCATGA
- a CDS encoding styrene monooxygenase/indole monooxygenase family protein yields MSIGIVGTGISGLHLALGLRQSGLDATLYSAQGPDDLRGGPPLNFVTRFASTRARERELGLSAWESSEFDNPWMHVTVEAPGGPSFRARLPEPASSVDFRIYLAALLEEYLRRGGNWIRRQVAGRGDLLRLAERHELVVVAAGRGALTDTFPRDPARSPHDRAPRHLVGGLFHGVRPPDPPGMTMHMVPGAGEIHAPTYHSMDGRVTVVLVEAVPGGPFAELTDRDQREDPDRFAKELLGLITAYAPTLRARIDERAFALTRPVDLLRGSVVPVVRRGWARLTDDRFALAVGDAWITNDPITAQGANLGSALAFQLADELRGTPGPYDETFCRTVSERMWATAQPVVDWTNLFLGPPAPQLGTLLAAAADDQRVADAFVARLDRPHAMWRCVRGPDGTAEFIEEARAVRSTP; encoded by the coding sequence ATGAGTATCGGCATCGTGGGCACCGGGATCTCCGGCCTGCACCTGGCGCTCGGGCTCCGGCAGTCGGGCCTGGACGCCACCCTGTACTCGGCGCAGGGCCCGGACGACCTCCGCGGCGGTCCACCGCTGAACTTCGTCACCAGATTCGCCTCCACCCGGGCGAGGGAGAGGGAACTCGGGCTGTCCGCGTGGGAGTCGAGCGAGTTCGACAACCCCTGGATGCATGTGACCGTGGAGGCACCGGGCGGTCCGTCGTTCCGTGCGCGGCTGCCGGAGCCGGCCAGTTCCGTCGACTTCCGGATCTATCTCGCCGCGCTGCTGGAGGAATACCTGCGGCGCGGCGGGAACTGGATCCGCCGGCAGGTGGCCGGCCGAGGCGATCTGCTGCGGCTGGCCGAGCGGCACGAACTGGTCGTCGTGGCGGCCGGGCGGGGAGCCCTCACGGACACGTTCCCGCGCGACCCGGCCCGCTCGCCCCACGACCGGGCGCCCCGGCACCTGGTGGGTGGCCTGTTCCACGGTGTCCGGCCGCCGGACCCGCCCGGGATGACCATGCACATGGTGCCGGGCGCCGGTGAGATCCACGCCCCGACGTACCACTCCATGGACGGCCGGGTGACCGTGGTGCTCGTCGAGGCGGTGCCGGGCGGTCCGTTCGCCGAACTCACCGACCGCGACCAGCGGGAGGATCCCGACCGGTTCGCCAAGGAACTGCTCGGTCTGATCACCGCGTACGCGCCCACGCTGCGCGCCCGGATCGACGAGCGGGCGTTCGCCCTGACCCGGCCCGTGGACCTGCTGCGCGGCTCGGTGGTGCCGGTGGTCCGCCGGGGCTGGGCACGGCTGACGGACGACCGGTTCGCGCTGGCCGTGGGCGACGCCTGGATCACCAACGACCCGATCACCGCCCAGGGCGCCAACCTGGGCTCCGCGCTGGCCTTCCAGCTGGCCGACGAACTCCGCGGCACCCCGGGGCCTTACGACGAGACGTTCTGCCGCACCGTCTCGGAGCGGATGTGGGCGACCGCCCAGCCCGTCGTCGACTGGACGAACCTGTTCCTCGGCCCTCCCGCGCCCCAGCTGGGCACGCTGCTCGCCGCCGCCGCGGACGACCAGCGGGTGGCGGACGCCTTCGTCGCCCGGCTCGACCGACCGCACGCCATGTGGCGGTGCGTGCGCGGTCCCGACGGCACCGCCGAGTTCATCGAGGAGGCACGTGCGGTGAGGAGCACCCCTTGA